Proteins encoded by one window of Geobacter sp. DSM 9736:
- a CDS encoding HNH endonuclease, with translation MSGFIVEVSEQDVRREKDKARELRKSRWWQNRVAQGICHYCGRKFPQAELSMDHIVPIIRGGKSTKGNVVPACKECNSRKKYLLPIEWEEYLESAKKQD, from the coding sequence ATGAGTGGTTTCATTGTAGAAGTGAGCGAACAGGATGTTCGCCGGGAGAAGGATAAGGCTCGGGAACTCCGCAAGAGCCGCTGGTGGCAGAACCGTGTCGCTCAGGGCATCTGCCATTACTGCGGCAGGAAATTTCCGCAGGCCGAGCTCTCAATGGACCACATCGTTCCTATCATTCGCGGAGGCAAGAGCACTAAGGGTAATGTGGTGCCTGCGTGCAAGGAGTGCAACAGCAGGAAGAAGTACCTCCTCCCCATCGAGTGGGAAGAGTACCTGGAGTCGGCGAAGAAGCAGGATTGA
- a CDS encoding ATP-binding protein: MSGQIEEQAKKGEFLLPAALMVVTLSLLAVEVAGMLSHQPNAFPLARGSSFRTLMLLVQGGLVAVAWRLAVRTRRCRRELEEARLRSEEEQGKVTAILDAMVDPVSVQDTDFRIIYQNAAHRNLMGDHRGEHCYRAYRGNAEICPECHLEQTFRDGKPHFHEASLEKGEATIFLEILSSPLRDRTGKIVAGIEAIRDITPRKQAEDEIRKLNRDLERQALNLAATNRELEAFSYSASHDLRTPLTRIYTAGQALEEAYLGVLDDNGRFFVRTICDAAEHMEELIEALLSLSQVASSEMTVEQVDLVPIALEIAADLQAGGDRSVEFVLPEGLQAMGDRQLLTVLLENLLGNAWKYTSHAIAPRVELGAGMRDGVPCYFVRDNGAGFDMKDADQLFKPFKRLHSSADFPGTGVGLATVQRIVQRHGGEVWAEGEPGKGATFCFTLRSFALPVAANG, encoded by the coding sequence ATGAGCGGACAGATTGAAGAGCAGGCAAAAAAAGGAGAATTTCTTCTCCCTGCAGCCCTTATGGTGGTGACGCTTTCCCTGCTGGCAGTCGAGGTGGCGGGAATGCTCTCGCATCAGCCCAACGCCTTCCCTTTGGCGAGAGGGAGTAGTTTTCGGACACTGATGCTCCTTGTGCAGGGTGGTTTGGTCGCGGTTGCATGGCGGCTGGCCGTCAGGACCCGGAGGTGCCGGAGGGAGCTTGAAGAGGCGAGGCTCAGGTCGGAAGAGGAGCAGGGGAAGGTCACCGCGATTCTCGATGCCATGGTAGATCCGGTAAGCGTCCAGGATACCGACTTTCGGATAATCTACCAGAATGCGGCACACCGCAATTTGATGGGAGACCATCGGGGGGAGCATTGTTACCGTGCCTACCGCGGGAACGCGGAGATCTGCCCCGAGTGCCACCTGGAGCAGACCTTCCGGGACGGAAAGCCGCACTTCCATGAAGCATCGCTGGAGAAGGGTGAGGCGACCATCTTCCTGGAAATACTCTCTTCCCCCCTGCGCGATCGAACCGGGAAAATAGTAGCGGGAATAGAGGCAATTCGCGATATCACCCCCCGGAAGCAGGCAGAGGATGAGATACGCAAGCTCAACCGTGACCTGGAACGCCAGGCCCTCAATCTGGCCGCCACCAATCGTGAGCTCGAAGCCTTCAGCTACTCCGCATCACATGACCTGCGCACCCCACTTACCCGAATCTATACCGCAGGGCAGGCGCTGGAAGAGGCGTACCTAGGGGTGCTGGACGATAACGGCAGGTTTTTCGTCCGTACCATCTGCGATGCTGCGGAGCATATGGAGGAGCTCATAGAGGCCCTTCTTTCCCTGTCCCAGGTGGCCAGCAGCGAAATGACCGTCGAGCAGGTCGATCTGGTGCCCATTGCACTGGAAATTGCGGCTGATCTGCAGGCGGGCGGCGATCGCTCTGTGGAATTCGTACTTCCGGAGGGCCTTCAGGCAATGGGAGACCGGCAGCTGCTTACCGTGCTCCTGGAGAACCTGCTGGGGAATGCGTGGAAGTATACGAGCCACGCCATCGCCCCCCGCGTTGAACTGGGCGCCGGAATGCGTGACGGCGTCCCCTGCTATTTCGTCCGGGACAACGGTGCCGGCTTCGACATGAAGGACGCCGACCAGCTCTTCAAACCCTTCAAGCGATTGCACTCTTCGGCAGATTTTCCGGGTACTGGTGTAGGTCTGGCCACGGTGCAGCGAATCGTGCAGCGCCATGGGGGGGAAGTGTGGGCGGAAGGGGAGCCGGGTAAAGGCGCTACGTTCTGCTTCACCCTTCGTTCCTTCGCATTGCCGGTTGCGGCTAACGGCTGA
- the rnhA gene encoding ribonuclease HI — protein MAVKVEIFCDGACSGNPGVGGYGAILRSGTAEKEISGAEELTTNNRMELMGAISALESLKRPCDVTIVTDSQYLVKGMTEWIAGWQRRGWTSSKKEPVLNRDLWERLLQLAAVHRITWSWIRGHNGHAENERCDELARGAIAAFREGNR, from the coding sequence ATCGCGGTGAAGGTTGAGATATTCTGTGACGGCGCTTGCAGCGGAAATCCCGGTGTCGGCGGGTATGGGGCGATTCTGCGGAGCGGTACCGCCGAAAAGGAGATTTCCGGTGCCGAAGAGCTTACCACCAACAACAGGATGGAACTGATGGGGGCCATCAGCGCACTGGAGTCGCTCAAACGCCCATGCGATGTCACCATAGTCACCGATTCGCAGTATCTGGTGAAGGGTATGACCGAATGGATCGCCGGATGGCAGCGCAGGGGATGGACGAGCAGCAAGAAGGAGCCTGTACTCAACCGCGACCTGTGGGAACGCTTGCTGCAGCTGGCGGCGGTGCACCGGATCACCTGGTCCTGGATCAGGGGGCACAACGGCCATGCCGAAAACGAGCGGTGCGATGAGCTGGCTCGGGGAGCGATAGCCGCTTTCAGGGAGGGAAACCGGTAG
- a CDS encoding HAD family hydrolase — MSEVCKLIIYDCDGVMFDSFEANLSFYQRVMEMMGKPYLDRENAEHMRILHTYSHREVLAHFFVDPAEWQEAIRHAGLIDYRDLVPLMQMEEGFRETLDALRSRVELAVCTNRSTSMDMVLDSFGLTRYFGCVMTAAKVENPKPHPEPLLKVLDHYGYEARQALFVGDSDVDRQAAAAAGVPFVAYKADLPAVARIDRHADLIRILG; from the coding sequence ATGTCTGAAGTCTGCAAACTCATCATCTACGATTGCGATGGGGTCATGTTCGACTCCTTTGAGGCGAACCTCTCCTTTTACCAGCGGGTCATGGAGATGATGGGAAAGCCTTACCTGGACCGGGAGAATGCGGAACACATGCGCATCCTCCATACCTACTCACACCGGGAGGTTCTCGCTCACTTCTTCGTAGACCCGGCGGAGTGGCAGGAGGCGATACGCCATGCCGGCCTCATCGACTATCGTGATCTGGTGCCGCTCATGCAGATGGAGGAGGGGTTCAGGGAAACACTCGACGCGCTCCGCTCCAGGGTCGAGCTTGCCGTTTGCACCAACAGGTCTACCTCGATGGACATGGTCCTCGATTCCTTCGGCCTGACCCGCTATTTCGGCTGCGTCATGACCGCCGCCAAGGTGGAGAACCCGAAGCCCCACCCCGAGCCGCTTCTGAAAGTTCTTGATCACTACGGTTACGAAGCCCGCCAGGCCCTCTTCGTTGGTGATTCCGACGTAGATCGTCAGGCCGCCGCCGCTGCCGGTGTTCCCTTCGTCGCATACAAGGCCGATTTGCCGGCCGTGGCGCGTATCGATCGGCATGCGGATCTGATACGAATTCTCGGTTAA
- a CDS encoding 1-acyl-sn-glycerol-3-phosphate acyltransferase: MNVSLFRRCWVTFSAWVIGCYASLLNDFRVKGVENIPPAGGVLLASNHISAFETIFLPWAVIRKHPLQMLWAPAKEELFRKPVQRLLYSSWGAFPVKRGRDVRAGKAINELLRDQKVMLFPEGTRHSDGVLGKGNRGVGKIIYDTHPVVIPTALVGLNRWKFPRLGQKGLVIFGRPLDFSDLLGLEDCKETHQLIVDRVMEAIARLLEAEGAYRGEG; encoded by the coding sequence TTGAACGTCTCGCTGTTTCGCCGCTGCTGGGTCACCTTCTCCGCCTGGGTGATCGGCTGCTACGCATCGCTGCTCAACGATTTCCGTGTGAAAGGAGTAGAGAACATCCCGCCCGCCGGGGGAGTTCTCCTCGCCTCCAACCATATCTCCGCATTCGAAACCATCTTCCTTCCCTGGGCAGTCATAAGGAAACATCCGCTCCAGATGCTCTGGGCTCCGGCCAAGGAGGAGCTCTTCCGCAAGCCGGTCCAGCGGCTTCTATACTCCTCATGGGGGGCGTTTCCGGTGAAGCGCGGCAGGGACGTGCGTGCCGGAAAGGCCATCAACGAGCTTCTGCGCGATCAGAAGGTGATGCTCTTTCCGGAAGGGACACGTCATTCCGATGGCGTCCTCGGGAAGGGAAACCGCGGCGTCGGCAAGATCATATACGACACTCACCCCGTGGTGATCCCAACGGCGCTGGTGGGGCTAAACCGCTGGAAGTTTCCGCGCCTCGGGCAGAAGGGTCTTGTGATCTTCGGCAGGCCTCTGGATTTCTCGGACCTCTTGGGGCTGGAAGACTGCAAGGAGACCCACCAGCTGATCGTGGATCGCGTAATGGAGGCCATCGCCCGGCTGCTTGAGGCGGAAGGAGCGTATCGCGGTGAAGGTTGA
- the mrdA gene encoding penicillin-binding protein 2, which yields MGLSLAVATALFLLLTRLWFLQVIEVDKMQELSETNRLRLVPVAASRGAILDRNGKVLVNNSPSFSVGVVPQDVKDREGLVDSISGVLDIAREEILAKWEKGKGRAKYFPIIIASNISRDQLEYLEENRLRLPGIEIAMKPVREYPNGQLAAHLLGYLGEISEREMEKEEFSDYKPGDYIGKSGIERSLEQELHGEDGGRQIEVDARGRYLRTLNERPPTIGNSVMLTIDQELQKAIENAFGEKAGAAVMLDVNTGEVLAFASAPTFDPAVFTGKISPEQWKEYLDDKRRPLENKALRGQYPPGSTYKIVTALAGLEEGLIDQHTSVYCNGSYQFGNRKFRCWERKGHGTVNLKKALQMSCDVYFYQLGERLGVDRIAAYARKFNLGKPLNIGLEHEKGGLIPDAAWKEKRFKEKWYRGETLPVAIGQGYTLTTPLQLASMISTVANGGTIYKPFLVKKVLDRDGKVLKEFKPEVAGRAPMNPRNVELVKEGLLAVVNEPRGTGGAARLYEVKVAGKTGTSQVVKLRDSKGGIPYQFRDHALFVAFAPYDKPEVAVAVVVEHGEHGGSAAAPIAGAALRAYFQEKGIIKKPQKPAEEAEADAEDDAAPTEEE from the coding sequence ATGGGTCTGTCGCTGGCAGTGGCAACTGCACTTTTCCTCCTGCTCACCCGACTCTGGTTCCTGCAGGTGATCGAGGTGGACAAGATGCAGGAGCTGTCGGAGACGAACAGGCTCAGGCTCGTCCCGGTTGCTGCGTCCCGCGGAGCCATCCTGGATCGCAACGGCAAGGTGCTCGTCAACAATTCCCCATCTTTCAGCGTCGGGGTGGTGCCTCAGGACGTCAAGGACAGGGAGGGATTGGTCGACAGCATCTCCGGCGTGCTCGACATCGCCAGGGAAGAGATCCTCGCCAAGTGGGAAAAGGGGAAAGGGCGCGCCAAGTACTTCCCCATCATCATCGCGTCGAACATTTCACGGGACCAGCTGGAATACCTGGAGGAGAACCGGCTCAGGCTGCCGGGCATAGAAATCGCCATGAAGCCTGTCCGGGAGTACCCCAATGGGCAGCTTGCCGCGCATCTTCTCGGATACCTGGGGGAGATATCGGAGCGGGAGATGGAGAAGGAGGAATTTTCTGACTACAAACCGGGAGATTACATCGGCAAGAGCGGCATTGAGCGGAGCCTCGAACAGGAACTGCATGGAGAGGATGGCGGGCGGCAGATCGAGGTAGATGCGCGTGGGCGTTACCTGCGTACGCTCAACGAACGCCCCCCGACCATCGGCAACAGCGTCATGCTCACCATCGATCAGGAGCTGCAAAAAGCCATAGAGAACGCCTTCGGGGAGAAGGCCGGGGCTGCCGTCATGCTCGATGTCAACACGGGCGAGGTCCTTGCCTTCGCAAGCGCTCCTACCTTCGATCCGGCAGTCTTCACCGGCAAGATCTCGCCGGAGCAGTGGAAGGAGTACCTGGACGACAAGCGACGCCCACTGGAAAACAAGGCCCTGCGTGGGCAATACCCTCCAGGCTCGACATATAAGATAGTGACCGCTCTCGCCGGCCTCGAAGAAGGGCTGATCGACCAGCACACCTCTGTATATTGCAACGGCTCCTACCAGTTCGGCAACCGGAAGTTCAGATGCTGGGAGCGGAAAGGGCACGGCACCGTCAACCTGAAAAAGGCGCTCCAGATGTCGTGCGATGTCTACTTCTACCAGCTTGGGGAGAGGCTCGGCGTCGACCGGATCGCCGCCTATGCCCGAAAGTTCAATCTTGGAAAGCCGCTCAACATAGGGCTGGAGCATGAAAAAGGGGGGCTGATTCCGGATGCGGCCTGGAAAGAGAAGCGGTTCAAGGAGAAGTGGTATCGGGGCGAGACGCTGCCTGTGGCCATCGGTCAGGGATACACGCTCACGACCCCTCTGCAGCTGGCTTCGATGATTTCGACAGTTGCCAACGGCGGAACGATCTACAAGCCATTTCTCGTGAAAAAGGTTCTTGACCGGGACGGTAAGGTGCTGAAGGAATTCAAGCCGGAGGTAGCCGGACGGGCGCCTATGAATCCGCGGAATGTGGAACTCGTCAAGGAAGGTCTTCTGGCGGTGGTGAACGAGCCCCGCGGCACCGGCGGCGCAGCCAGGCTTTACGAAGTGAAGGTGGCGGGGAAAACGGGGACGTCACAGGTCGTCAAGCTGCGGGACAGCAAGGGGGGGATCCCGTACCAGTTCCGTGACCATGCTCTCTTTGTCGCCTTCGCTCCGTACGATAAACCCGAGGTGGCGGTGGCGGTCGTGGTCGAGCATGGCGAGCACGGGGGCTCAGCAGCGGCTCCCATTGCCGGAGCTGCTCTTCGTGCCTATTTCCAGGAGAAAGGTATCATAAAAAAGCCGCAGAAGCCGGCTGAGGAAGCTGAAGCCGATGCTGAGGATGATGCTGCCCCCACCGAGGAAGAATGA
- the amrS gene encoding AmmeMemoRadiSam system radical SAM enzyme — protein MKEASFYEKVGEGKVRCGLCRFRCLIADGHRGICAVRENRKGTLFSLVYGKAVAEHVDPVEKKPLYHFQPGSLTYSIATVGCNFRCLHCQNYSISQPEGERLRIAGNDLTPEEAVRRAVAAGCRSISYTYTEPTIFFEYAYDIAILARRAGLRNIFVTNGYITPEALSAIAPYLDAANIDLKGFSERFYREVVHAMLDQVLESILEYKRLGIWIELTTLIIPNWNDSDEDLAGIARFIAQRVGPDTPWHVSQFYPTFKLTDQPRTPIETLRRARQIGLDSGLRFVYEGNVPGAGGENTWCPSCSRLLIRRYGYTIRENLLDAGRCPQCGTLLPGVEQ, from the coding sequence ATGAAGGAAGCGAGCTTTTACGAGAAGGTCGGGGAAGGGAAGGTCCGTTGCGGGCTCTGCCGGTTCCGTTGCCTCATTGCCGACGGTCACCGGGGGATTTGTGCTGTTCGGGAGAACAGAAAAGGGACCCTTTTCTCGCTCGTGTACGGCAAAGCGGTGGCGGAGCATGTCGACCCGGTGGAAAAGAAGCCGCTTTACCATTTCCAGCCGGGAAGCCTCACCTATTCGATTGCCACCGTCGGATGCAATTTCCGCTGCCTCCACTGCCAGAACTACTCCATCTCCCAGCCCGAGGGGGAACGGCTGCGGATCGCAGGAAACGATCTCACCCCAGAGGAGGCGGTGCGCCGTGCGGTAGCTGCCGGCTGCCGTTCAATCTCCTATACCTATACCGAGCCCACCATCTTCTTCGAGTATGCGTACGACATCGCCATCCTTGCCCGGCGGGCCGGACTGCGAAACATCTTTGTCACCAACGGCTACATCACTCCCGAGGCCCTTTCCGCCATAGCTCCCTATCTCGATGCAGCCAATATCGATCTTAAAGGGTTTTCGGAGCGGTTTTACCGGGAGGTCGTCCATGCGATGCTCGACCAAGTCCTGGAATCAATCCTCGAATACAAGCGGCTGGGGATATGGATCGAGCTCACCACTCTCATAATTCCGAACTGGAACGACTCCGACGAGGATCTTGCGGGCATTGCCAGGTTCATCGCCCAGCGGGTCGGGCCGGATACTCCCTGGCACGTGTCCCAGTTCTACCCCACCTTCAAGTTGACCGATCAACCTCGAACCCCTATCGAGACGCTGCGACGCGCCAGGCAGATAGGGCTCGACTCAGGGCTCCGGTTCGTCTATGAGGGTAACGTGCCGGGAGCTGGAGGGGAAAACACCTGGTGTCCTTCCTGCTCCCGGCTCCTTATAAGGCGTTACGGCTACACCATCCGGGAAAACCTGCTCGATGCAGGAAGATGCCCCCAGTGTGGAACCCTTCTGCCGGGGGTGGAGCAGTGA
- the rfbA gene encoding glucose-1-phosphate thymidylyltransferase RfbA produces the protein MGITKGIILAGGAGSRLYPLTLVASKQLQPVYDKPMIYYPLATLMMAGINDILIISTPQDTPRFQSLLGDGSRWGVRLTYRVQAEPKGIAQAFLVGEDFIDGDPVCLILGDNIFYGKMELDRAAAGFGSGATIFGYYVQDPERYGVVEFDAEGKAVGIEEKPARPKTHYAVPGLYLYDSKVVDIARNLKPSPRGELEITDVNLEYLRRGELSVVKLGRGIAWLDTGTHQSLLEASHFIGTLEARQGLKIACLEEVALRMGFIDCEKMAAVIADTPNSAYREYLQRVYNEMELCGGKI, from the coding sequence ATGGGTATTACCAAAGGTATCATACTCGCCGGCGGCGCCGGCAGCAGGCTCTACCCGCTGACCCTTGTCGCCAGCAAGCAGCTTCAGCCGGTATACGACAAGCCGATGATTTATTACCCCCTGGCAACCCTCATGATGGCGGGGATCAACGACATCCTCATCATTTCCACTCCGCAGGATACTCCTCGGTTTCAGTCCCTTCTCGGCGATGGTTCCCGTTGGGGCGTCCGCCTGACGTACCGCGTCCAGGCCGAGCCCAAGGGAATAGCACAGGCTTTCCTTGTGGGAGAGGATTTCATAGACGGCGACCCGGTTTGTCTTATCCTGGGAGACAACATCTTCTACGGGAAGATGGAGCTCGACCGCGCTGCTGCCGGGTTCGGCTCCGGCGCGACGATCTTCGGTTATTATGTCCAGGACCCGGAGCGGTACGGAGTGGTCGAATTCGATGCCGAGGGTAAGGCTGTGGGCATCGAGGAAAAGCCGGCCAGGCCTAAGACGCATTATGCGGTTCCCGGCCTCTACCTCTATGACAGCAAGGTGGTGGATATCGCCCGCAACCTCAAGCCCTCCCCCCGGGGTGAACTGGAAATCACCGATGTCAACCTGGAGTATCTGCGCCGCGGGGAACTCAGCGTGGTGAAACTCGGCCGGGGCATAGCGTGGCTCGATACGGGCACGCACCAGAGCCTGCTGGAGGCGAGCCATTTCATCGGCACGCTGGAGGCACGGCAGGGGCTCAAGATCGCCTGTCTCGAAGAGGTGGCCCTGCGTATGGGGTTCATCGATTGCGAGAAGATGGCCGCCGTTATCGCCGATACTCCCAACTCGGCATACAGGGAGTATCTGCAGCGCGTGTACAATGAAATGGAGTTGTGCGGAGGGAAAATTTGA
- the rodA gene encoding rod shape-determining protein RodA — protein MIDRRLFTNFDWTLFGLVLTIVTIGVINIASASASYKMVGTPYALKQIYWILAGLTLVTAVCSIDYHLFEDVAYWFYGLLVLLLVGVLVIGKTSMGATRWLDLGFVTIQPSEPMKIVIIITFARFFTYNPVFQGLTLRGLMQPLMLLGAPALLIMKQPDLGTAILVILVACSMLLYVGLRWKTVLAVFMAILPVLYVGWHHLLREYQKKRILNFIDPEHDPLGSGYHIIQSKIAVGSGGLLGKGYMQGTQSQLRFLPEQHTDFAFSVFAEEWGFAGCLVLLVLYMLLILWGLQIADRCNDRFGSLVAVGVTAMLFWHTVINIGMVIGLFPVVGVPLPFFSYGGTSMVTSMVGVGMLLNIRMRRFMF, from the coding sequence ATGATCGATAGACGACTTTTCACAAATTTCGACTGGACCCTCTTCGGCCTCGTGCTCACCATCGTGACCATCGGGGTCATAAACATAGCCAGCGCCTCCGCCTCATACAAGATGGTCGGGACTCCCTATGCCTTGAAGCAGATCTATTGGATACTCGCCGGGCTTACGCTTGTGACGGCGGTGTGCAGCATCGACTATCACCTCTTCGAGGATGTGGCCTACTGGTTTTACGGCCTGCTCGTTCTGCTCCTGGTGGGAGTCCTTGTAATAGGGAAGACCTCCATGGGGGCTACGCGGTGGCTGGATCTCGGGTTTGTCACCATCCAGCCGTCGGAGCCGATGAAGATCGTCATCATCATAACCTTCGCTCGTTTCTTTACTTACAACCCTGTTTTCCAGGGCCTCACCCTCAGAGGCCTGATGCAGCCGCTCATGCTCCTTGGGGCTCCGGCCCTGCTGATCATGAAGCAGCCTGACCTCGGAACAGCGATTCTCGTAATTCTTGTGGCCTGTTCCATGCTTCTGTACGTGGGGTTGCGGTGGAAGACGGTGCTGGCTGTCTTTATGGCAATCCTGCCCGTGCTCTACGTCGGATGGCACCATCTGCTGAGGGAGTACCAGAAGAAGCGGATACTGAACTTCATCGATCCGGAGCACGATCCCCTCGGCAGCGGCTACCACATCATTCAGAGCAAGATCGCGGTGGGCTCCGGAGGGCTGCTGGGGAAGGGGTACATGCAGGGGACACAGTCACAGCTCCGCTTTCTTCCGGAGCAGCATACCGACTTCGCATTCTCGGTTTTTGCGGAGGAATGGGGGTTCGCCGGCTGCCTCGTGCTTCTGGTTCTCTACATGCTCCTCATTCTCTGGGGGCTGCAGATCGCCGACCGCTGCAACGACCGCTTCGGAAGTCTCGTGGCCGTGGGCGTTACCGCGATGCTCTTCTGGCACACCGTCATCAATATCGGGATGGTCATCGGACTCTTCCCCGTGGTGGGGGTGCCGCTCCCATTCTTCTCCTACGGGGGGACATCCATGGTGACTTCGATGGTGGGGGTGGGAATGTTGCTGAATATACGGATGAGAAGGTTCATGTTTTAA
- a CDS encoding dTDP-4-dehydrorhamnose 3,5-epimerase family protein — MSVLCEFKKGKIHDVVIKPLTKFIDERGWLAELFRTDEVAQDIVPVMAYVSMTQPGVARGPHEHAEQTDYFCFIGPSNFKVYLWDSRADSPSCGIRQTIYGGADSPLMLIVPPGVVHAYKNVGIDNGIVFNAPNRLYAGEGKRSPVDEIRHEESAGSVFLLD, encoded by the coding sequence TTGAGTGTACTTTGCGAATTCAAAAAGGGTAAAATCCACGATGTCGTCATCAAGCCGCTGACCAAGTTCATTGACGAGCGGGGGTGGCTGGCGGAGCTTTTCAGGACGGATGAGGTTGCCCAGGACATCGTTCCGGTCATGGCATACGTTTCGATGACCCAGCCCGGAGTGGCGCGCGGGCCCCACGAGCATGCGGAGCAAACCGACTACTTCTGCTTCATAGGCCCTTCGAACTTCAAGGTCTACCTCTGGGACTCCCGGGCCGACTCACCCTCCTGCGGAATACGACAGACCATCTATGGCGGCGCCGACAGCCCGCTCATGCTGATCGTCCCTCCCGGTGTGGTTCACGCATACAAGAACGTCGGCATCGATAACGGCATAGTCTTCAACGCCCCGAACCGTCTGTACGCGGGGGAGGGGAAGAGATCGCCCGTCGACGAGATCCGCCATGAGGAGTCGGCGGGGTCGGTGTTCCTCCTTGATTGA
- the mreD gene encoding rod shape-determining protein MreD, with protein sequence MIKALKLVVILTAALLLQVTLLPRWVADPFQPNLLIVFVVYLGLRGGGRADWTLVLLLGLIQDSFSGIYLGLHGFCYLLVYLFLKSVADRVYADSSRLVILMVFIATVVTGLLQILLLSMFSAAPGIYASIFYALVPQGLVSALAASVMVSFPLFPFLEKHR encoded by the coding sequence ATGATTAAAGCACTGAAGCTAGTTGTTATTCTTACGGCAGCACTCCTTTTGCAGGTTACGCTGCTTCCTCGTTGGGTCGCGGACCCGTTTCAGCCGAACCTGCTGATCGTTTTCGTCGTCTACCTCGGGCTGCGTGGGGGGGGGCGCGCAGACTGGACGCTCGTTCTCCTCCTCGGACTCATTCAGGACTCCTTCAGCGGGATCTACCTGGGCCTGCACGGCTTCTGCTACCTGCTTGTCTATCTCTTTCTCAAAAGCGTTGCCGACCGTGTCTACGCGGACAGCTCCCGGCTCGTCATTCTGATGGTGTTCATAGCCACGGTCGTCACAGGGCTGTTGCAGATTCTACTTCTTTCGATGTTTTCGGCTGCACCGGGCATATATGCCTCCATCTTCTACGCGCTGGTCCCTCAGGGACTCGTCAGCGCCCTGGCTGCCTCCGTCATGGTCTCTTTCCCCCTCTTTCCCTTTCTGGAGAAACACCGGTGA
- the mreC gene encoding rod shape-determining protein MreC codes for MAVLIFYSLNLRAKSHATPFERTMLSLVSPFAETVSSVSDAVTGVWSNYIDLVNVRQENKQLRDSVKLLNSRMIAAQEALNANTRLQRLLDLRGSLDAPSIAASVIGDDGSAWYKTLLINRGEKDGIREGMPVVAAEGVVGQVAKVGAGSSRVLLMTDYASGVAAVVQRSRARGVVKGAGGGRCTLAFTVRDDDVKVGDMVVTSGIGGVFPKGLAVGEVTMVKKGDYGIFQTIDIRPAVNLIRLEEVLVLLHTGND; via the coding sequence ATGGCTGTCCTCATCTTTTACTCCCTGAACCTTCGCGCAAAATCACACGCGACCCCCTTCGAGCGGACCATGCTGAGCCTCGTTTCCCCCTTCGCGGAGACGGTGAGCAGTGTCAGCGACGCAGTAACCGGCGTATGGAGCAACTACATCGATCTGGTAAACGTAAGGCAGGAAAACAAGCAGCTACGGGATAGCGTGAAGCTCCTAAATTCCCGGATGATTGCCGCTCAGGAAGCCCTCAATGCAAACACAAGGCTGCAAAGGCTTCTCGATCTGAGGGGTTCGCTGGATGCTCCTTCGATAGCTGCCTCGGTGATCGGGGATGACGGTTCGGCATGGTACAAGACGCTGCTTATCAACCGTGGGGAGAAGGACGGAATCCGCGAGGGGATGCCGGTGGTGGCTGCTGAAGGAGTCGTCGGACAGGTTGCCAAAGTCGGGGCGGGAAGTTCACGGGTACTCCTCATGACTGATTATGCGAGTGGCGTTGCTGCCGTCGTTCAGCGATCCCGGGCCCGCGGAGTCGTGAAGGGGGCCGGTGGAGGCCGCTGCACGCTGGCGTTCACCGTCCGCGATGATGACGTCAAGGTGGGAGATATGGTGGTTACCTCCGGTATAGGGGGAGTGTTCCCCAAGGGATTGGCGGTAGGTGAAGTGACGATGGTAAAAAAAGGTGATTACGGGATTTTTCAAACGATCGACATCCGTCCCGCCGTGAACCTGATCAGACTTGAGGAGGTGCTCGTGCTCCTCCATACCGGCAATGATTAA